The Argopecten irradians isolate NY chromosome 4, Ai_NY, whole genome shotgun sequence genome has a window encoding:
- the LOC138321774 gene encoding xaa-Pro aminopeptidase ApepP-like isoform X1, producing the protein MTRTIESFNWFYTVFVCLVSIFITARGHDYGSECAQDIPHNVGFLPHRDNCSTNPITSSRVKKLRDLFDRNGIDAYLISTEDAHFRHRSSPHDSRLAAISGFPGSVGVAVVTRTRLVLWSDGRAFSAASESVDCEWELFRKGGPGVPTMTTWMKQELNGYVIGACPTYLSSVWWRNFETSFFNSRIQLKVIENDLVEEIWTDNRPPENSVTINALPTQFSGRSWQDKIRDMCTEMEKMGVDVLVISDLDESPWLFNMRSFEFGFRPHFFAYAIIDRQRNAARLYLHNHTSILTRKPSDPDIHITIKEHLNTDIHGNCLPKSTEKDGDYSGSCMVTDGGVQSCTVDTDACLQVREYDIKAVIEDIREVSSRPQTRKVWVSIFCNQAIYSAVPEAKIYQALTPVAMNKFIRNPVETKGMIESNYVDAAAAIRFFAKLENEIKQGKDWTVFQAFHDIANYRKQIPYFRSPAFRTLTGSGPSAAHLYNLPTRERSRRITTKEIFMQDTGGQYLNSGTTDLTRTFHYGTPTDQEKEIYTRVLMALVDMSKLVWPKGRTGHDIDAVARHHLWEIGMDYSHETGHSIGSYGGVTEGPAKISSSMSQFLSDVPFHASIFTPDENKYRFPDPSDIPLEDNVFLTAEPGFYQVGKIGIRLENVNRVQPVLGLKYQNTTQCRFLGFEPITLIPFEPNLIIYDMLSLPQIEWINGYHQTVLKKIVPILKDFKDDDAIRWVQERTQPIKR; encoded by the exons ATGACGCGTACGATTGAGTCCTTCAATTGGTTTTATACTGTCTTTGTGTGTTTAGTTTCCATATTCATAACAG CTAGGGGACATGATTACGGGTCAGAATGCGCACAGGACATTCCACATAACGTCGGCTTCTTACCGCACAGGGATAACTGTTCTACG AATCCTATAACATCATCAAGAGTCAAGAAACTACGAGATCTTTTCGACAGAAATGGAATAGATGCATATCTAATCAGCACTGAAGATGCACACTTC CGTCACAGAAGTTCACCACATGACAGTCGTTTGGCCGCCATATCCGGCTTCCCGGGTTCTGTTG GTGTAGCAGTTGTGACGAGAACAAGACTTGTTTTGTGGTCCGATGGACGAGCATTCAGTGCCGCCAGCGAAAGTGTAGACTGTGAATGGGAGCTTTTTAGAAAAG GTGGACCAGGAGTACCAACAATGACAACATGGATGAAACAAGAACTAAATGGCTACGTCATTGGAGCGTGTCCTACCTATCTTTCCTCAG taTGGTGGAGAAATTTCGAGACAAGCTTCTTTAATTCTAGAATTCAATTAAAGGTCATTGAAAATGACCTTGTAGAAGAAATTTGGACGGATAATCGTCCTCCAGAAAATAGCGTTACGATCAACGCTCTGCCAACGCAATTTTCAG GTAGGAGTTGGCAGGATAAAATAAGAGACATGTGTACAGAAATGGAGAAGATGGGAGTAGATGTCCTGGTGATCAGTGACCTTGACGAAAGTCCCT GGCTATTCAACATGAGATCTTTTGAGTTCGGATTCCGACCTCACTTCTTTGCGTACGCCATAATTGACAGACAGCGTAACGCAGCAAG ATTATATCTGCATAATCACACTTCGATTCTCACTCGGAAACCCTCGGATCCCGACATTCACATCACAATAAAGGAACATCTGAATACTGATATACATGGAAACTGTCTGCCTAAATCTACAGAG AAGGACGGTGACTATTCTGGTTCGTGTATGGTGACAGATGGGGGAGTTCAATCATGTACCGTAGATACTGATGCCTGTCTCCAA GTACGCGAATACGACATAAAAGCCGTAATAGAAGACATAAGAGAGGTATCATCCCGACCTCAGACAAGGAAGGTTTGGGTGTCGATCTTCTGTAACCAGGCCATATACTCGGCTGTCCCGGAG GCAAAAATATACCAAGCCCTGACGCCTGTCGCTATGAATAAATTTATAAGGAATCCGGTTGAAACGAAAGGAATGATAGAATCCAAT tatGTAGATGCGGCGGCTGCAATAAGATTTTTCGCAAAATTAGAAAATGAG ATAAAACAAGGCAAAGATTGGACAGTTTTCCAAGCTTTCCATGATATCGCAAATTATCGAAA GCAAATACCATACTTCCGGTCTCCAGCCTTTAGAACTTTAACCGGAAGTGGCCCATCAGCTGCTCACCTGTATAATCTACCAACAAGGGAACGGTCACGGCGGATAACCACCAAAGAAATATTTATGCAGGACACTGGAGGCCAGTACCT aaattctGGTACTACCGATCTTACACGAACATTCCATTATGGGACGCCAACAGATCAAGAGAAG GAAATTTATACCAGGGTTTTAATGGCGCTTGTGGATATGTCTAAATTGGTATGGCCAAAGGGAAGGACAG GTCATGATATAGACGCGGTTGCGAGACACCACCTGTGGGAAATAGGAATGGACTATTCCCACGAGACGGGGCATTCCATTGGGTCTTATGGGGGTGTCACAGAAG GTCCAGCTAAGATATCTTCCTCAATGTCACAATTCCTTTCCGATGTACCGTTCCATGCTTCAATATTTACTCCAG atGAAAATAAATACCGTTTCCCGGATCCGTCTGACATACCATTAGAGGATAATGTGTTCTTAACTGCTG AGCCTGGATTTTATCAAGTTGGTAAGATTGGGATAAGACTGGAGAATGTCAATAGAGTGCAACCTGTCCTCGGCTTGAAA TACCAGAACACCACTCAATGTCGTTTTCTTGGATTCGAACCCATAACCCTGATTCCGTTTGAACCAAATCTGATAATATATGATATGCTCAGCTTACCTCAG ATAGAATGGATAAATGGCTACCACCAAACCGTATTGAAGAAGATTGTACCAATAttgaaggattttaaagatgACGACGCCATCCGCTGGGTCCAGGAAAGGACTCAGCCAATCAAACGATGA
- the LOC138321774 gene encoding xaa-Pro aminopeptidase 1-like isoform X2 translates to MTTWMKQELNGYVIGACPTYLSSVWWRNFETSFFNSRIQLKVIENDLVEEIWTDNRPPENSVTINALPTQFSGRSWQDKIRDMCTEMEKMGVDVLVISDLDESPWLFNMRSFEFGFRPHFFAYAIIDRQRNAARLYLHNHTSILTRKPSDPDIHITIKEHLNTDIHGNCLPKSTEKDGDYSGSCMVTDGGVQSCTVDTDACLQVREYDIKAVIEDIREVSSRPQTRKVWVSIFCNQAIYSAVPEAKIYQALTPVAMNKFIRNPVETKGMIESNYVDAAAAIRFFAKLENEIKQGKDWTVFQAFHDIANYRKQIPYFRSPAFRTLTGSGPSAAHLYNLPTRERSRRITTKEIFMQDTGGQYLNSGTTDLTRTFHYGTPTDQEKEIYTRVLMALVDMSKLVWPKGRTGHDIDAVARHHLWEIGMDYSHETGHSIGSYGGVTEGPAKISSSMSQFLSDVPFHASIFTPDENKYRFPDPSDIPLEDNVFLTAEPGFYQVGKIGIRLENVNRVQPVLGLKYQNTTQCRFLGFEPITLIPFEPNLIIYDMLSLPQIEWINGYHQTVLKKIVPILKDFKDDDAIRWVQERTQPIKR, encoded by the exons ATGACAACATGGATGAAACAAGAACTAAATGGCTACGTCATTGGAGCGTGTCCTACCTATCTTTCCTCAG taTGGTGGAGAAATTTCGAGACAAGCTTCTTTAATTCTAGAATTCAATTAAAGGTCATTGAAAATGACCTTGTAGAAGAAATTTGGACGGATAATCGTCCTCCAGAAAATAGCGTTACGATCAACGCTCTGCCAACGCAATTTTCAG GTAGGAGTTGGCAGGATAAAATAAGAGACATGTGTACAGAAATGGAGAAGATGGGAGTAGATGTCCTGGTGATCAGTGACCTTGACGAAAGTCCCT GGCTATTCAACATGAGATCTTTTGAGTTCGGATTCCGACCTCACTTCTTTGCGTACGCCATAATTGACAGACAGCGTAACGCAGCAAG ATTATATCTGCATAATCACACTTCGATTCTCACTCGGAAACCCTCGGATCCCGACATTCACATCACAATAAAGGAACATCTGAATACTGATATACATGGAAACTGTCTGCCTAAATCTACAGAG AAGGACGGTGACTATTCTGGTTCGTGTATGGTGACAGATGGGGGAGTTCAATCATGTACCGTAGATACTGATGCCTGTCTCCAA GTACGCGAATACGACATAAAAGCCGTAATAGAAGACATAAGAGAGGTATCATCCCGACCTCAGACAAGGAAGGTTTGGGTGTCGATCTTCTGTAACCAGGCCATATACTCGGCTGTCCCGGAG GCAAAAATATACCAAGCCCTGACGCCTGTCGCTATGAATAAATTTATAAGGAATCCGGTTGAAACGAAAGGAATGATAGAATCCAAT tatGTAGATGCGGCGGCTGCAATAAGATTTTTCGCAAAATTAGAAAATGAG ATAAAACAAGGCAAAGATTGGACAGTTTTCCAAGCTTTCCATGATATCGCAAATTATCGAAA GCAAATACCATACTTCCGGTCTCCAGCCTTTAGAACTTTAACCGGAAGTGGCCCATCAGCTGCTCACCTGTATAATCTACCAACAAGGGAACGGTCACGGCGGATAACCACCAAAGAAATATTTATGCAGGACACTGGAGGCCAGTACCT aaattctGGTACTACCGATCTTACACGAACATTCCATTATGGGACGCCAACAGATCAAGAGAAG GAAATTTATACCAGGGTTTTAATGGCGCTTGTGGATATGTCTAAATTGGTATGGCCAAAGGGAAGGACAG GTCATGATATAGACGCGGTTGCGAGACACCACCTGTGGGAAATAGGAATGGACTATTCCCACGAGACGGGGCATTCCATTGGGTCTTATGGGGGTGTCACAGAAG GTCCAGCTAAGATATCTTCCTCAATGTCACAATTCCTTTCCGATGTACCGTTCCATGCTTCAATATTTACTCCAG atGAAAATAAATACCGTTTCCCGGATCCGTCTGACATACCATTAGAGGATAATGTGTTCTTAACTGCTG AGCCTGGATTTTATCAAGTTGGTAAGATTGGGATAAGACTGGAGAATGTCAATAGAGTGCAACCTGTCCTCGGCTTGAAA TACCAGAACACCACTCAATGTCGTTTTCTTGGATTCGAACCCATAACCCTGATTCCGTTTGAACCAAATCTGATAATATATGATATGCTCAGCTTACCTCAG ATAGAATGGATAAATGGCTACCACCAAACCGTATTGAAGAAGATTGTACCAATAttgaaggattttaaagatgACGACGCCATCCGCTGGGTCCAGGAAAGGACTCAGCCAATCAAACGATGA
- the LOC138321775 gene encoding calcium-binding protein SPEC 2A-like, with amino-acid sequence MARRKIPKEVQAVFDRYVHGTAKRLGEAEALSMLQTEFNLSADEAQIMFDSFDKDKNKIMSIWEFQQFYETAGSNAAEAVKCFHDLDTDGSGKLDPDEARKGLERMKTGTGRNLEEKEIDFFMKTASDDDGMLDIAMFVSLLHRLKLYKSGPPPKNAKCHVLGEK; translated from the exons taagGAAGTACAAGCCGTGTTTGACCGCTATGTCCACGGAACTGCCAAGCGTCTAGGTGAAGCAGAAGCATTGTCAATGTTACAGACTGAATTCAACCTGTCCGCAGATGAAGCCCAGATCATGTTTGATTCTTTCGACAaggacaaaaataaaatcatgagCATATGGGAGTTTCAACAGTTCTACGAAACAGCGGGCAGCAA CGCAGCCGAAGCCGTCAAGTGTTTTCATGACTTAGATACGGACGGAAGTGGAAAACTAGACCCAGATGAAGCAAGGAAAGGATTGGAGCGTATGAAGACAGGCACAGGAAGAAATTTAGAGGAAAAAGAAATTGACTTTTTCATGAAAACAGCGTCAGATGACGATGGTATGCTTGACATTGCAATGTTTGTGAGTCTTTTACACAGACTGAAGTTATACAAGTCAGGACCACCACCTAAAAATGCTAAATGTCACGTTTTGGGCGagaaatga